One Babesia bovis T2Bo chromosome 4 map unlocalized Chr4_1, whole genome shotgun sequence genomic window carries:
- a CDS encoding variant erythrocyte surface antigen-1 beta subunit, protein MAAAAASPWPYDSLTQAPTNLKEAIDWVLRVTGRDGKQNVAKKPPSTDNPPHCLCYLAKATKDLLYDARSPGSPGPSPKRYWDGILLQEESAIVKPVLTDLGLVYSDSTGAASSTCAGGTEVIKALIDQLALGLQKWVGWQEKGDECCLKGENGIGKKCDCPNGGGGTCCTGSGTSSTPCHQCSQCGTTSASKKCYLSAYCKTKSSSSSGTTEHFLWTSISSDSTKVHLLARIFLGSVCLIWSGLSQLGFLTGKGSSRWENSSLHSLEAGDNKGLGSFMAAMGYDLERLNGSGTVPGNKNGEFVHDLLTDKSKGVPWKEFQGDSTSKESVAEYYSSIYSGALGAAKGSTEDICTKYPLLVLHILASGYFRAGSAGAKGITPKAGSSTAKDTTNKDTPSPRKPRTIREILYWLSALPYSQGYKDLVDRMGGKFPEDEQKKGELKLHGESNASTTLKRDCITHYLLAACGYCPLVLIGIQGTIEKEVDKAQPQPAQAPGSAPAAAEKNRCPEHSKDPKSKRCTLEEIKKKKEEAAKAKAAQVQLQQQQQQQQQAVANELTEGQVCYGGYHLDVSQFGPLHGMYANGLFGFQMDLSAAQCLDQLRVYVYHCFYQLYFLRKQCTVGVAGDKKAVLGWQSCRYGNGVYWGSGASNSYSWLCKAEGASGDDHTKKCGLQSGAGGQKHSPLMCFLCDGLGNIACPRTVGRGNIDEYPSIEDHMNTKYDFPPGHLKMPQGHCPVPMGWSTDGRNTTGETHFKDLTQGTHKTENLSPPAQGTNNKYPAHCTGRTLSLLLEYYCDPEKCHGTLVVLLRLLACITPTVPRTLGDLFGFYYYIVYIGGNSSGGGGQQGVYMKLEKELRDVRLSMLGGGPDGVVKALEKWKNGGDCSTTNDTLKCLVDCTTGTGAKYLSPLSGQQYGQLSPLMAGTYLSWLVYLIEGFRTGLEGLKDDYMKVDCKGDGCTGKAGAVGCGESCKAGSHGMPCSGGGSNGVCQCTSVVSCTGVLPVLYKYGFGYGNVTELHSTKGTHKKCHNFLGTLESVLKGEHLKKDSNTGLHHEINQLIYTTRLPWIFVLTLAWLVAVLYLAFGAIWPLDWTHMRSHCRGWFRKGSLSPWEILMVGKKKGRGILEFFGKT, encoded by the exons ATGGCGGCAGCAGCGGCTTCTCCCTGGCCTTATGACAGCCTCACCcaggctcccaccaacctgaaggaggccattgactgggtcctgagggttactggtagggatggtaaacAAAATGTGGCAAAGAAGCCGCCAAGCACAGATAATCCTCCCC ACTGCCTGTGCTACTTGGCCAAGGCAAcgaaggacctactgtatgatGCCAGGTCCCCGGGGTCCCCTGGTCCCAGCCCTAAGAGGTACTGGGACGGCATACTCCTACAAGAGGAAAGTGCCATAGTCAAGCCAGTGCTCACTGATCTGGGACTGGTCTATAGTGACAGCACTGGTGCTGCCAGTAGTACTTGTGCTGGTggtaccgaggtcataaaggcactgatagaccagttggcactgggactacagaagtgggttgggtggcaggaaaAAGGAGATGagtgttgtcttaaggggGAGAATGGGATAGGAAAGAAGTGTGATTGTCCtaatggtggtggtggtacctGTTGTACcggtagtggtactagtaGTACTCCTTGTCATCAGTGTAGCCAGTGTGGTACCACTAGTGCTTCTaaaaaatgctacctctcGGCCTATTGCAAAACAAAGAGTTCTTCCAGTAGTGGCACTACAGAACACTTCCTTTGGACCTCCATATCCAGTGACTCCactaaggtccacctcctggcccgtattttcctagggtcagtatgtctcatctggagtggactcagtcagttggggttcctaacggGAAAGGGGAGTAGTAGATGGGAGAACAGTAGTTTGCACTCATTAGAGGCTGGTGACAATAAgggtctcggctcattcatggcggccatgggctacgacctggagaggttgaatgggaGTGGTACTGTACCAG GTAATAAGAATGGAGAGTTTGTGCACGACTTGTTGACGGATAAGAGTAAGGGAGTACCGTGGAAAGAATTCCAGGGAGACAGTACTTCTAAGG agagtgtagctgagtactacagcAGTATTTATAGTGGAGCACTGGGTGCTGCCAAAGGCAGTACTGAAGACATCTGTACTAagtaccccctattggtactccacatccttgccagtgggtacttcagggcaggtaGTGCCGGGGCTAAGGGTATCACCCCGAAGGCAGGAAGTAGTACTGCCAAGGATACTACTAACAAGGACACTCCTTCTCCTAGGAAACCACGCACTATCCGggaaatcctatactggctaagtgcattgccctatagtcaggggTACAAGGACTTGGTAGATAGGATGGGAGGAAAATTCCCTGAGGATGAGCAAAAGAAGGGTGAATTAAAGCTCCACGGTGAATCTAATGCCAGTACCACTCTCAAGAGGGACTgtattacccactacctactggccgcctgtggctactgcccattggtactcatcggtatccaggggaccatagaaaAAGAGGTAGACAAGGCGCAGCCGCAGCCGGCACAAGCACCAg GTAGTGCTCCAGCTGCTGCGGAGAAGAACAGGTGTCCCGAACACAGTAAAGACCCTAAATCTAAGAGGTGTACCCTTGAGGAGATAAAGAAAAagaaagaagaagcagcCAAGGCAAAAGCTGCCCAGGTACAGCTGCAGCAGCAACAACAGCAACAGCAACAGGCGGTTGCCAATGAACTCACGGAAGGCCAagtctgctacggcgggtaccacctggatgTCTCCCagtttg gccccctccatgggatgtacgccaatgggctctttggcttccagatGGACCTTTCGgccgcccagtgcctggaccaactgagggtatatgtctaccactgcttctaccagctctatttcctgaggaagcaaTGCACGGTGGGAGTGGCAGGAGACAAGAAGGCTGTGCTGGGCTGGcagagttgtaggtatggtaatggAGTCTATTGGGGGAGTGGAGCAAGTAATTCATATTCTTGGTTATGTAAAGCGGAAG gTGCTAGTGGCGATGACCATACCAAGAAGTGTGGATTACAGAGTGGTGCTGGTGGTCAAAAGCATTCTCCTCTTATGTGCTTCTTATGTGATGGACTTGGTAATATTGCTTGTCCACGGACAGTAGGAAGGGGCAACATAGATGAATATCCATCTATCGAGGATCACATGAATACCAAGTATGATTTCCCTCCGGGTCATTTGAAAATGCCACAAGGACACTGTCCCGTCCCAATGGGATGGAGCACTGATGGGAGGAACACTACCGGTGAGACtcacttcaaag ATTTAACCCAGGGTACCCATAAGACAGAGAATCTGTCACCACCGGCAcaag GCACTAACAACAAGTATcctgcccactgcactggcaggacactgtcactactcctggagtactactgtgacccagagaagtgccatggcaccctagtggtactactgagactactggcatgtatcactcccacggtgccacggactctgggtgacctctttgggttctattactatatagtctacattgggggaaacagtagtggtggtggtggacAACAGGGAGTGTATATGAAGCTAGAAAAGGAACTAAGGGACGTTAGGTTGAGCATGCTGGGTGGTGGTCCTGATGGAGTGGTCAAAGCACTCGAGAAGTGGAAAAATGGTGGAGATTGCAGTACCACGAACGACACCCTTAAGTGTCTAGTAGACTGCACTACTGGTACTGGCGCCAAATACCTCTCTCCTCtgagtggccagcagtatggccagttgagtccctTGATGGCtgggacctacctgtcatggttggtctatttgatagaggGGTTCAGGACAGGACTAGAGGGGTTGAAGGATGATTATATGAAGGTGGATTGTAAGGGTGATGGATGTACGG GTAAGGCAGGAGCTGTTGGATGTGGAGAGTCGTGTAAAGCAGGAAGTCACGGTATGCCATgcagtggtggtggtagtaacGGAGTCTGTCAGTGTAcctctgtcgtatcatgtaccggggtactgccggtgttgtacaagtatggctttgggtatggtaatgtaaCGGAGTTGCACAGCACCAAGG gTACACATAAGAAGTGTCACAACTTCCTGGGAACACTAGAGAGTGTCCTCAAGGGTGAACACCTCAAGAAAGACTCTAATACAGGACTCCACCATGAAAtcaaccagctcatctacaccaccaggctcccctggatctttgtcctcacgctagcctggctagtagcggtactctaccttgcctttggtgccatatggccactggactggacacatatgaggtcacattgtaggggatggttcaggaagggtagtctgagtccatgggagatCTTGATGGTgggaaagaagaagggaagggggatactggagttttttggtaagacatag
- a CDS encoding variant erythrocyte surface antigen-1 alpha subunit translates to MDDEEELNDANSVKVLLVSIGNVVIQLGNAQQVLERDVNNEGVAVAALKKVLEVSANHGSNLQDVLEKVREVVEEKVTELKKGAPLHGLTEVVKELGTTKKTLESSSNKDKLDAAHHGIDQTLEIFKKWLKNTSTSLDGNKDDIANAINDLTSLCNSPKCTACKDHKDKCGKQSNPTICRTCLQPTTTGVPFPLQAFLEDRLPGFSCNEVLNTEDTDKYPPAASHLYHSNSPGQCCPLPMGFRGQFHKGSSSDMTGQRLYGILYFFSNENMMQSCVYTLVRVTAALSATTPQVLGDVFGFFRGGVGNKEQGKNKKDRDATCKHDKDPSQKGDDDYFCGWCASGLRDEVQKIGWIPKGDDSNGGKYMVTGSDCSGTDR, encoded by the coding sequence atggatgatgaagaagagTTGAATGATGCAAATAGCGTAAAGGTTCTGCTGGTCTCTATAGGAAACGTAGTGatacaattgggtaatgcccagcAGGTATTGGAAAGGGATGTTAATAATGAGGGTGTGGCAGTAGCGGCACTAAAGAAAGTACTTGAGGTGAGTGCTAACCATGGGAGCAATCTACAGGATGTATTAGAGAAGGTACGAGAGGTAGTGGAAGAGAAGGTGACGGAACTAAAGAAGGGGGCACCATTGCATGGATTAACAGAGGTTGTGAAGGAACTAGGTACAACTAAAAAGACACTGGAGAGTAGTAGTAATAAAGACAAGCTTGATGCTGCCCACCATGGAATAGATCAGACATTGGAGATATTTAAGAAGTGGTTGAAGAATACATCAACAAGTCTTGACGGTAACAAAGATgatattgccaatgctATTAACGACCTCACCTCCCTATgcaactctcccaagtgcaCGGCATGTAAAGACCACAAAGATAAGTGTGGCAAGCAATCCAATCCCACTATCTGTAGGACCTGTCTCcaacccactaccaccGGTGTCCCCTtccccctccaggcattcctcgaggacCGGTTACCAGGCTTTAGTTGTAATGAGGTTCTCAACACAGAGGACACCGACAAGTACCCTcccgctgcatcccacttatATCACAGCAATAGTCCCGGCCAGTGCTGTCCACttccaatgggttttagaggGCAATTCCACAAGGGCAGCAGCAGTGACATGActggccaacgcctttatgggATCCtatacttcttcagtaacgagaacatgatgcagtcgtgtgtctatacactagtgagggtcACAGCAGCTCTCAGTGCCACaacaccacaggtattgggtgatgtattcgggttctttaggggtggaGTGGGAAACAAAGAGCAGGGAAAGAACAAGAAGGATAGAGATGCGACGTGTAAGCACGATAAGGATCCGTCTCAGAAAGGAGATGATgactacttttgcggctggtgtgcctctggaTTACGGGATGAAGTACAAAAGATAGGgtggataccaaagggGGATGACAGTAATGGAGGGAAGTACATGGTCACTGGTAGTGATTGTAGTGGCACAGATCGTTAA
- a CDS encoding variant erythrocyte surface antigen-1 alpha subunit, which translates to MAPASTFTPKASLTDAPTNLKEAIDWVLRVTGKDGKDNGECICGLAAAVTDLLQSVELEYNGYQGDVKDGTDTSKGATEQQVKGHLNGLFSLVQGLGGTAVVRTYIDQLAQVLSALVGWSKIDKCWEGKNGKCTKGGKVHHGQNGSCKYLLDVKPNMPCTECKCMKWKQPDPINEGVQLGRRCTRCKDSGSSSDCKCSTGGCAAGQECKCAKEGKCCKCCCKDKCGTCSDKCSCVKEKDIYGLGLYGHNDSYTSAYPNNTHNPPTWKDLKESATKRHHCARIFLGSVCLIWSGITYMYWTGKWHGTSPRWNNHILDGRGLDDGSLSQWLQALGFPREMLNDAGPGNRLDAIIWDGLRDKLYLGFLEPSGLNTSDVKDENGNTARSPFGMNYAGFIHTAHRDSFNSDATVFPNGTSSSSAGQISDTNTNKCGALYKLYILSCAYFTGLQQKAPPKADNKTPRTIREILYWLSALPYSQAYKDMLDYAKKRLKEVLKKPGDNDSTNGETQLKFYQTGLKHPITVDEYNLFAHFQAVTQYCPLVLIGIQGGIHSPKGTTTGIHSLYANTECGFTYPTVSIQAYNQVVHYIRALFYQLYFLRKQCAMKVALGGKWRECRYGNGVLGKDVVSWMCLGCDPMEHDRKCRVKEMGKGLDGVKNVDAGAVSRVIKDLLVPLGNVVVQLGNAQEALEGKKKEAIEGVKTVLGKAKGELDKAKQELEQVNGKDGQTSQAISKAKKALEALTNGGSGALHTLVSDGLEKAANGEEWKKDYSSAKDKISAAIKAVRDALEGLLLLKDAGASGLKENKETLLGAIKDMLDMVSSTRCVHCKDHKDKCGKTPKPTICKTCHQQYNEGFPSPLQAFLEDRLPGFSCRSTMDELDKQEVEKAQNKGKDTSHASALEYPSAASHLGHCNGSGQCCPLPMGFRNNFQDGVTNTGQRLYGMLYFFSNENMMQSCVYTLVRVTAALSATTPQVLGDVFGFFRGGVGNPVKKEGDLSKNCDHQNDPKTSTGNDKYFCGWCASGLRDEVKKIEWIPKGSDAGGQYMDKVGKALRDIKGSDSTATTTAYSSTATANTSLSRLTKNCQYLSPLTGELYTAVSATFGNTYLSWVLYLSDSLYWGLQSLSDAFQQIECRGCTGCDPNKCKKGEHGSNGGGQCGCQSIVSCTGVLPVLYRHGFSYGNPFNLEGYEQKDEKSGDYSIENTKNPRQCHEFLSSLGAVIKKKEATQKDQEQHPLTNLLSEVGKLQYDIRLPWIFVLTLAWLVAVLYLAFGAIWPLDWTHMRSHWLRGGEHQWQCMWYKVMTGRKGMELVEYFGKT; encoded by the exons atggcccCTGCAAgcactttcacgccgaaggcgtcccTGACAGACGCCcctaccaacctgaaggaggccattgactgggtcctgagggtaactggtaaggatggtaaagACAATGGAG aatgcatatgtggcctggcggcggcagtgactgacctactgcagtcagtagagCTAGAAtacaatg gTTATCAAGGTGATGTTAAGGATGGCACTGACACCAGCAAAGGTGCCACTGAACAGCAAGTCAAAGGCCACCTCAATGGACTATTCTCTCTGGtacagggactaggtggcactgcagtggtccggacctatatagaccagctggcacaggtactcagtgcactcgttgggtggagtaagatagataAGTGTTGGGAGGGCAAGAATGGCAAGTGCACGAAGGGTGGTAAGGTACATCATGGCCAAAATGGCTCGTGCAAGTATCTACTGGATGTAAAGCCGAATATGCCGTGCACAGAATGtaaatgtatgaaatggaaacaGCCCGATCCGATCAATGAAGGAGTTCAACTGGGCAGAAgatgtacaaggtgtaaggatagtggtagtagtagtgaTTGTAAGTGTAGTACTGGTGGCTGTGCTGCTGGCCAGGAGTGTAAATGCGCTAAAGAAGGCAAgtgctgcaagtgttgttgtaaggatAAGTGTGGGACGTGTAGTGATAAGTGTAGTTGTGTCAAGGAGAAGGACATCTATGGCCTCGGTTTATATGGACATAATGACAGCTATACTTCGGCATATCCAAATAACACACACAACCCACCAACATGGAAAGATCTGAAGGAAAGTGCTACCAAACGCCACCACTgtgcccgtattttcctagggtcagtatgtctcatctggagcGGCATTacctatatgtattggactggTAAATGGCACGGTACTAGTCCCCggtggaacaatcacatcctggacGGCAGaggtctagatgatggaagtttatcccaatggctacaggccctagggttcCCTAGGGAAATGCTGAATGACGCTGGTCCTGGTAATAGGTTGgatgctattatatgggatgggttaAGGgataagttatatttgggattcctgGAGCCTAGTGGCCTTAATACTAGTGATGTCAAGGACGAAAATGGCAATACAGCGAGAAGTCCTTTCGGTATGAATTACGCTGGATTTatacatactgcacatagggattcattcaataGTGATGCTACTGTCTTCCCTAATGGTACTAGCTCTAGTAGCGCTGGCCAAATCAGTGACACTAACACCAACAAATGTGGTGCCTTGTacaagctctacattctatcgTGTGCCTATTTTACTGGGCTTCAGCAGAAGGCTCCGCCGAAGGCGGACAATAAAACTCCCCGTaccatccgtgagatcctatactggctaagtgctctgccctatagtcaggccTATAAGGATATGCTGGACTATGCCAAGAAAAGACTAAAAGAAGTGCTCAAGAAACCCGGAGACAATGACTCTACCAATGGAGAGACACAACTCAAGTTCTATCAAACAGGTCTTAAACATCCCATTACcgttgatgaatacaacctgtttgcccacttccaggcagtgactcagtactgcccactggtgctcataggtatccaaggTGGAATACACAGTCCTAAAGGTACTACTACTGGCATTCACTCCCTCTATGCCAACACTGAGTGTGGATTtacctatcccactgtgtccatccaagcatacaaccaagtggtacactacattagggctctgttctaccaactcTATTTCCTCAGGAAGCAGTGTGCCATGAAAGTGGCTCTAggaggcaaatggcgtgaatgtaggtatggcaATGGAGTGCTTGGGAAGGACGTggttagctggatgtgcctggggtgtgaccccatggaacatgataggaaatgtAGGGTAAAGGAGATGGGGAAGGGGTTGGATGGGGTGAAAAATGTGGATGCAGGAGCTGTATCAAGGGTCATCAAAGATTTGTTAGTGCCTTTGGgaaatgtagtggtacaattgggtaatgcccaggaggcattggaagggaagaagaaggaggCGATAGAGGGGGTGAAGACGGTACTAGGGAAGGCTAAGGGGGAACTAGATAAGGCTAAGCAGGAACTAGAGCAGGTGAATGGGAAGGACGGTCAGACGTCACAGGCAATAAGTAAGGCTAAGAAGGCACTAGAGGCGCTGACGaatggtggtagtggtgcACTacatacactagtgagTGATGGACTAGAGAAGGCAGCAAATGGGGAAGAGTGGAAGAAGGATTACAGTAGTGCCAAGGACAAGATAAGTGCTGCTATCAAAGCAGTACGTGATGCATTGGAGGGATTACTGCTATTAAAGGATGCAGGAGCCTCAGGGCTAAAGGAAAATAAAGAAACACTGTTAGGAGCCATTAAAGATATGCTAGACATGGTAAGCAGTACTAGATGTGTCCACTGTAAAGATCACAAAGACAAGTGTGGCAAAACACCAAAACCCACTATCTGTAAGACCTGCCATCAACAATACAACGAAGGCTTTCCCTCCCCtctccaggcattcctcgaggatagGCTAccaggttttagttgtCGTAGTACCATGGACGAGCTGGACAAACAGGAGGTAGAGAAGGCTCAGAATAAAGGAAAAGATACATCTCATGCGTCGGCGCTAGAATATCCCTCTGCAGCATCCCACTtaggacactgtaatggctctggccaatgctgcccactgccaatgggttttagaaaTAACTTCCAGGACGGTGTCACCAATActggccaacgcctttatggcatgctgtacttcttcagtaacgagaacatgatgcagtcttgtgtttatacactggtGAGAGTTACtgcagcactcagtgccacgACACCgcaggtattgggtgatgtattcgggttcttcaggggtggtgtaggaaatCCAGTGAAGAAAGAGGGAGACTTAAGCAAGAACTGTGATCACCAGAATGACCCCAAAACGTCGACAGGCAATGACAAGTACTTTTGtggctggtgtgcctctgggttaaggGATgaggtaaagaagatagagtggataccaaagggGTCGGACGCAGGAGGTcaatacatggacaaaGTCGGTAAAGCACTAAGAGATATTAAGGGCAGTGAcagcactgctactacCACTGCATATTCCAGCACTGCTACTGCCAATACCTCCCTCTCACGACTCACtaagaactgccagtacctctcccccctaaccggtgaactctatacagcagtgagtgccaccttcggtaacacatacctctcatgggtgCTATACCTATCAGATTCCCTATACTGGGGATTACAGTCACTGTCTGACgcattccaacagattgaatgccgtggTTGTACAGgatgtgaccccaataagtgcaagaagggagaACACGGAAGCAATGGCGGtggacagtgtggatgccaatcaatcgtatcgTGTACCGGGGTATTGCCGGTATTGTATAGgcatggcttcagctacggtaacccattcaatctggaggggtatgAACAGAAGGATGAGAAAAGTGGAGATTATAGCATAGAGAACACGAAGAATCCTAGGCAGTGTCACGAGTTCTTAAGCAGTcttggtgcagtgatcaagaagaaggaagCCACTCAGAAGGATCAGGAACAGcaccccctcaccaacctcctctccgaggtcggcaagctccaatacgacatacggctcccgtggATATTTGTGCTGACCTTGGCCTGGCTGGTAGCAGTACTCTACCTCGCCTTTGGcgccatatggccactggactggacacatatgaggtctcattggttacggggtggagaacaccagtggcaatgtatgtggtataaggtgatgacgggacgcaaaggaatggaactggtggagtattttggtaagacatag